The DNA window TGGCTAACTTTGCAAGCTCGGGGCTTGCATCAAACGCGCTAACAGTAAAACCTTGCTGTTTAAAATACATAGCATCGCGGGCACTGCCACAGCCAGCATCTAAAATATGGCCATGTTTAGGAATAAGCGGTAAAAACTCAGCGTAAAGCGCCGACATATCAACATTAAGCGTTGAGTCGCTAAAAGTTTGTGCATGTTGATTATAGTAATTGAGTGTTTTAGTAGGCACTAAATTCACCGCTCCTTGGTTTATTTATTAACAGCGCAAGCTATTAATCTGGCATTCATTTATAACTAATCTACAGTATCAACATTTAAAAATATAGAGCTACAACAATATATACGCCCTAAGTAGTATGTTTTTATTACAAAAAAGCACTGTTTAACTGCTATAAACCAATGTTATTTACACTTTTACCTATTAACTCTACATCTTTGAAAGTATTAAAGTTATATAAACGCCTCGGCGCTATTTGAATGAGTAGCAATAATTAAACACTTACCTTAATCCACACTAAAAACATGGCTGTTATTTACCCTGCAGTGTAATAGTATGAACACGTATTGCACCGTTCATTTATTGGTCAGCGAGGTGTGCTATGTTTACTCATAAGATCGCTCTTCAGCGCTTACTAGTATAAATAATGTATTGGCTAGTGTGGCTGTGCTTAAGTTCCGAGGTGTTACTTACAATGAATGTTAGGGTTAGGTGGTTTTTAGCTGTACTTTTAGCGCTTTGTTTAGGCGTGCCTAGCAGTGGTTGGGCGTCGAGCGATATTAAAAAAATTGTACTGGCTACCGACACTATTGACGGGCTGGTAGAAAAAGACGGCTCTGGCCTTTACGTTGATATGCTGACTAAAATTTTTGCTGCGCAGTCGATTGAACTCAATATTATGATTGTACCTCAGTCGCGTGCTTATTGGTGGACGGCTAACGGCAATGCCGATGCTATGTTAAGTGCAAGGCAAAATGAGGTGGAGGGGTTGTACTTTCCGGTTTGGCATTACGATATTACTTTTGTGTCGGCGATGTTTAAAAAAGATCGGTTTAAAGATTGGCAAGGCGAGTATTCTTTACAAAACAGATCAGTGGGTACGTTAAGGGGCGCTAACTACAATAATTATTTGTATGTGCCGATTGATTTGCAGCAGGTTACCCAGCGAATTGAAGGCGTTAAAATGCTTAAGCTCGATAGGCTTGATTTCTTTTTAGATAACCGTAAAGCGCTGCAGCAAACCCTGATTGCTAACGCCACTGAGTTATCAAAAATGAATTTTGACCCGCAGCAGTATCAAATCGAAAACATTGTGCCTGTAAAACAATACATTGCCTTTACCGATAACGCGAAAGGCCGCGAGTTAGCACAAATTTTTGATGAAGGATTTGCTAAGTTACTTGCCAGTGGTGAGTTAGAAGCGCTTTTTATTGCTTACAACTATCTGCCTTTTCCTTTTCCACAAAATATAGACTAGAGTAGTAATTACATATTGCTGTGGTTGAGTATTTTATGA is part of the Pseudoalteromonas sp. DL-6 genome and encodes:
- a CDS encoding transporter substrate-binding domain-containing protein, whose protein sequence is MNVRVRWFLAVLLALCLGVPSSGWASSDIKKIVLATDTIDGLVEKDGSGLYVDMLTKIFAAQSIELNIMIVPQSRAYWWTANGNADAMLSARQNEVEGLYFPVWHYDITFVSAMFKKDRFKDWQGEYSLQNRSVGTLRGANYNNYLYVPIDLQQVTQRIEGVKMLKLDRLDFFLDNRKALQQTLIANATELSKMNFDPQQYQIENIVPVKQYIAFTDNAKGRELAQIFDEGFAKLLASGELEALFIAYNYLPFPFPQNID